The stretch of DNA TCTACTCCCCCTCACTTCATGCAACACTCCCCCTAAAGTCATGCATCATCATAGtaatacacacacacactactactACATATGccagatgctgtagcatctgtCTTCATACCATGCATATCAGACAATCAAAATCAGAGAGtaattactccccctttttagctcAAAATtatgacaaataaagtcagaaCACATAAAACTTGGAGTCACACTTTTGCTTTGGCATTGAGTCTCTCTGTTGCTTTCCCTTCATGCAGCTGTCACACTTTTGTTCAGGTTCCTTCACATATGGTAGGCCTTGTACCATCTTCTTCTGAGCCAAAATGTTGATCCCTTTGAAGCTTAAGTGTCCATATCTTTGATGCCAGAGCTGAGCATCATTACTTTGAGCTGCTTTGAAACAATTTGGAATCAATACTGGTGCTTTGATTATGTACATTCTATTCATTGACATATGAGTGAACATAATCAATCCTTTTTCTTCATGGTACACTTTACAAGTATCATTCTTGAACACTATTGTGAGATTTTTCTGCTGCAATTGGCCTATGCTTAGCAAATTGTTCTTCAGGCCAGGAAGGTAGTACACATTAGTGAGAATTTGAACATACCCTGCAATGCATAATTTCAAATTCCTTTTTCCAACCACATCCATTTTTGAATCATCACCCAATTTCACTGAATCTTTGAAACTATCATCATAGTCAAATAGCCAATCTTTATTTCCTACCATATGATTACTGCATCCTGAATCTCGAAACCAAATTTCATACCTACTGTCATTGTTGCTTTGAATTGCTTTAGTTTCTTGAGCCATGAGCAAGATTTCTCCACCctcatcaaattcaaattcagcaTAATTTGCATTATCTTCTTCCCAATTTGGACATTCAGATTGAAAGTGACCTAATTTGTGACATTTGTAgcattcaatattttctttattgaaTCTACCTCTGCCACGTCCTCTCCCTCTGCCACCATCTCTACCTCCACGTCCTCTTCCTCTGCCACCATTGTTACTCATTTTCAAGACTTGTTCCTCATCTCTCTGGCCCTTCATTCTGTATTCATGAACCAGCAAACTGCTTTGCAATTGATCCACAGTCCAGGTGGTGACATCGTTCGATTCTTCAATTGAACAAGCCACATATATAGTTGAATCTTGAAGTTAAAGAACGCAAGATCTTTTCAACTACTGTACCTTGAGTCATGGCTTCACCATGCATCTTCATCTTGTTAACAATGGTGAGAGTGCGTGAGAAGTAATCATCAATTGACTCTCCAATCTTCATATTCAGAGATTCATATTCTTTCCTCAGAGCCTGCAACTGTGCTCTTTTTACTTTGGTCGATCCTTGATACTTCAATCGCATAGAATCCCAAATTTCTTTGGTTGTATCCCTAGAAAGAATGGTTTCAAGAACTGTTCGATCAATTGCTTGAAAGAGATAGTTCTTTGCTTTTAAATCCTTCAATCTACTCTCTTCTGCTGACTTCAATTGCTCCTGCGTTGCATTTGCAGGTGCTACAATCACGCCATTCTCGATCAAATCCCAATACTCTTTAGAACGCAACAAATTTTTCATAAGCATGGCCCAATGATCATAGAAGCCATCAAATCTTGGTATAGAAGGTTGCATATAGTTGCTTGATTCAGCCATGGAAGCTTGAATCAGATTTTTCTTGAAAAACAGATTATGGTTTTTGCTTGTAACTAACTTTGGTTCTTTGTGTAACTAACTTCGGTTATTAGACAAAGATGGGTTTGGATAGATTCAACCGGTATACTGGTCTCtatgttttttaaatattataaacatatttcATAACATTGTTTTATCTCTTTCAATggataacattatttttatttttattttggtagaaAATggataacattattttatacaaggtagtaattatatttttgggtGATAAAATCTATGAATTGTTTTTCGAGATCAAATGAGGTGccattatatataaataaacctATAATAACTACTTGGTCCCACACAGAATAACAATTTTCACTTCAACttaaataaatatacaaaaccacctatgaagcacggacacaagatacagacaccggacacgacatggacactgacacgtcgacactgataataagttgaaaaaatgacataattcagtgtaatcataagtatCGGTATCGTGGACACCGACACCGAAACACGCCTAATTTGAAAAATGTCTGCTTCATAAACCACCCTCACTAGGCTACTGCTACTAATACTTTGAATGCAATTTATCTTGCGACTGCATAGGTCATATAACTTGACAACCAAGGATACCCTAAAAGTCATCCAAAATTGACAACCAAACCAACCACGACATTTCAAACAATTTCCATTGTTGCAGTGGCAGACACTTGATTATGCTCCTTGATCAAAATTCTTCTCATTTTCCCCAACCAAATTATGATACTTGCAGCATAGTCAAAAAGACTAAGAGCAACATAAAGACCAATGCCAGCAACAATTCCATTTGCTATGGAATAAGTTAGAGGCATAAGAAGCATTATAGCAAAAGCCGGAACAGCTTCCTTTATATTTGTCCAGTCAATATCCTTCacaactttcatcatcattacaCCAACCATTACCAGTGAAGGACCTATAGCCCATGGAGGAACACTTGACAAAAGAGGAGTGAAAAACaatgacaaaaagaaaaacaaaccgaTAATCACAGCAGTTAATCCTGTCCTACCACCTTCTCTCATTCCAGCTGATGATTCAACAAATGTTGCAGTTGTTGTAACACCTAATGCTGACCCTACAATAGTTCCAGCTGCATCAACAATATAAGCCATATATTCACCTTCAAAATTTCCATTTTCGTCGACAAACTCACCAATCTCGGCCATAGTATACATTATACCTGTCATAGCTATTACATCAACATAAAACAAAGTAGCCAAAGCTTCCCAAACTTCCCTTTTATTAAAATCAGTAAAACTAAAAACCCAAGCAGTTGATTCAATCTTATGAAAATCGACTATTTTCTTGAAATAACTAAAATTCTCATCACCACTTAATGTATCAGGAAAATAAGTAACTTCAGTGTGTCTAAACCAAGACACAAAAGTCACAAACAGAATACCATATATCATGCTACCTTTAACATTCTTCATTAAACCATAACTTGTGATAAGAAAACCAATAACACCAAGCCAGAATTTAGGACTTTGCAGTTTCCCACCCAAACAATCCCCAGTTTCCGGGTCAATGCTTTTACAGGCCGTCATTGTAACCAAATTTGCAGCGTCAGGCCCAATAAGCCCAATGCCTTGGTTAACTTGAAGGCCCACAAAAGCAATAAACAGCCCGATGCCAGCAGCACAAGCAAGCCTAATAGATTTTGGTATAAGCTTAGCAAGTTTACCTCTTAAACCAAAAGCAGAAGCTAAAAGAAAAGCACAACCTTCAACTAAAACAATAGCCATTGAAGTTTGATATGAAATTGAGCCACTTCCATGATAGCCAACAAGGTTAAAAGCTAAATAAGCATTAGGCCCCATACCTGGAGCAAGGCCTAAAGGAAGGTTTGCTAAAAAGCCCATAGCAACAGAAGCAACCATGGCAGTTACAGAAGTTGCTACCACCAagtcattttttgttttggatagGCAAGCTTCATAGCCAGCATTATTAGGCTTGAGGGTGCAATCTTGTGTCGCCGGAGGAGAACAGTCTGCAACGGAGCAGGTTCCGCCAGAGGCGGTAAGGATGGTGGCGTTGACAGTTATGATGTAAGCCATGGTGAGAAAAGTAGCGGTTGCCGCTCGGAGTTCTCTAGTGAAACATGTTTTTCTTGCTTGTAACTTGAAGTATGTTCCTATAAAGCTGTTGGTAACGGCATCGTTTACAGATTTCTCCATTTGTGTCCATGACTTTGTTAGCCTTGAAAATACACCACATGCTTTTCCTCCTCCCATGTTTCTCTTTATCAATTGTTTAGAGTATGATGTGAAATAACTTACAAAGTTATATATGGTGATATGATAGGTATATGATGAAGATATTTTTTGTGTGTAGAATATAGAGGACAATGGAAATCATGCAGTAGTGGGAGTAAGTGAATATACCATGAAGAAAGAAGAGAGTGGAATTGGAAGTTTGAAAATAGAAAGTGGTTGGTGAATATGCTTTGCATACCTCACTACATGGCTACTTATTTATATGGTTTTGTTCTTTAGTTAAGAGAGAGTGAGGGATTACCAACTAGCACTACTACTAGTACTTACTTTTGtattaaataattaacaatgaaatactccctccgtcccaaaatataaacaaaaatgtgtcaaagaaacttgattcaaaatttagatcaaatatattaactttgttggtcaatttttgcttatattttgaaacgAATGGAGTATATATTTAAGTAATAATGAAAGTTTTCTATAAtgctaattttcattttattttattttttacaccTTTGATGGTTCTGTTCTGTTATGgtataatgtttatttattttgaattttgagttcTTGATGACCAAGAGAGGAACTAATCACatgtaacataaaaaaattcgtGATTAGACCTAAGCAATGACTAAGACATATCAACAGAATATTTATCATGTCCTTAAAAATGTGACACAAATTACAATCATATTTGAGCTCAAAAAATTTAGAGGAGGATTAGtgattttgaaataatttttgtccattttcagAGTAAGAATATTTTCCTTGTGATTATGTaatttggagaatgttaacttgtgcccttaagggcacatgttaagaagataaatgtggaaaaaatttattgaacttgtggtgtattcaattatctaaacattaaattctttgtatcatttaatgctatatttctatttttaggtagcttaacatgtgcccttagggcacaagttaacatgacccatgtaatttttattcaaaagttGTCCTCCTTTCTCGTTACTTGTGATATTCCAATTGCACTATGACATATAAAGTTTCAAGAATGTGTAAGCTTTTTGTTTAACAAGTAGAATAAACATGTAAGCTAAATTTTACCTTTAACTTTATTCCAACTAGTGACCTTAACTTCTGGTCACTAATGGAGGCAAAACAGAACTTAGCCAGCCTGCAGCTGCAGCCCAAACCAAAATATCCGTTTTggatttttacaattttataatattcgTATTTGTATGGTATTCGCTTcgatctcatatataagcaaaaattaacattttagattcattgaaaaaaaaatatctagtcaataatatatactgaatatcttattttttcaatgaatctaaaaagtcaatttttacatatatatgaGATCGGAGAAAGTACACTTCAACTTTGAATGTCAAAGGCATGaatataaaattgtatttattgCATGCGTGATCCAATTGATGttattctttttatcttttgagCATATGTATAggtgtattttatttatataatatttggAGTATGGTCCCTTGACCTTTGAAGAGTGTAGAGACTGCTATTGGTTCATCTTTTGAGAATTAAGATACCATATGTTAAACAATACTATTGAGAGAGCTTTAAAATTTGGCATCATTTGAGAAAGATTAGGAAATACCACTATTATTATAGAATGGAAAGTAATTAGTAAATAGTTAGGCTCTTCTTTTTGTGTTCTTTTCCCCTCTTTATATTACTTTTcttatttattacataaataaaGGTCGGTTGATAAACTATACAACATTTATAcatgattgttttttatttcacttaaaagtaatttttttacatatagtacatttattttatgaagTGGTTTTTTTGCTTCCACCATTGTTCCTTTTGGAAGAAAATCACAAATTAATTATTCAGATGTATTATGATgaaataaaactaaattaataatataacaGATTTAATTTTATCCTTGGaagaatgaataaaatttatTCCATTCTTGTTCAAGAATTCAAAAACTAAAACCTAAATGTTTCATCCATCCAAACATAACCTAAAagatcataaaattaaataaacattaactcagttttt from Trifolium pratense cultivar HEN17-A07 linkage group LG5, ARS_RC_1.1, whole genome shotgun sequence encodes:
- the LOC123887156 gene encoding adenine/guanine permease AZG2-like; this encodes MGGGKACGVFSRLTKSWTQMEKSVNDAVTNSFIGTYFKLQARKTCFTRELRAATATFLTMAYIITVNATILTASGGTCSVADCSPPATQDCTLKPNNAGYEACLSKTKNDLVVATSVTAMVASVAMGFLANLPLGLAPGMGPNAYLAFNLVGYHGSGSISYQTSMAIVLVEGCAFLLASAFGLRGKLAKLIPKSIRLACAAGIGLFIAFVGLQVNQGIGLIGPDAANLVTMTACKSIDPETGDCLGGKLQSPKFWLGVIGFLITSYGLMKNVKGSMIYGILFVTFVSWFRHTEVTYFPDTLSGDENFSYFKKIVDFHKIESTAWVFSFTDFNKREVWEALATLFYVDVIAMTGIMYTMAEIGEFVDENGNFEGEYMAYIVDAAGTIVGSALGVTTTATFVESSAGMREGGRTGLTAVIIGLFFFLSLFFTPLLSSVPPWAIGPSLVMVGVMMMKVVKDIDWTNIKEAVPAFAIMLLMPLTYSIANGIVAGIGLYVALSLFDYAASIIIWLGKMRRILIKEHNQVSATATMEIV